TTATCTTCTTTGCACACTGAATTCAAAACGGGCCCTAAGTCCGTTATCCTTGAACCAGGCGCCACCACACACCATATCTTTCCCTTGAATGGCTTGTTATTTGTAGGTTGTGGCAAGGTGGGGTAGTTACTTTCACTTTGCACTCCAGTCAGGTCTATCTCATAATTTGGCAGCCCATTTGGCTGCAGCAGCCCCCAGTGCCTTTCAGTCCCTGGGCCAAATTTTCGGTTCTCATCATATAGGGAAAATATGAAGGTGGGAATGACCACGCCAGGTTGAGCTGGTGTCCCTATTGGTGGTGTTGCAGTAACTTTGCGGACAAGGTTTCGATTATAAATGGCTGCATTGTGTATATTTGCACCAGGTTGATCAATGTCACCAGCATTAGGCCAACCAGTCTCTGATATTGCTAGGGAAATATTATCGAAGCCTAACTTTCGAGCTGCAAACAGAACCGAATCAAGCATCTGATCCAGGAGGTTTGTGTAGATCAAACCACTCTCTGGATCTGTGTACGATGAATTTTTAGCCGTGAACAATGCAAAATCCAGGCTTAAGTTCGTGGGGTTTTCAGACCATGAAAAGTAAGGGAAGACATTAACAAAGAAAAACGATCTGGTTTTATTCAAGAAACTCAGCAGTGGTACCATCACCTGATGGTTGAGAATTTCAGGCCTAAATTTCCCACTGGAAGGTGGAAATGTTGATTCCAAGATGTCCATGGCTACCGGCGTCCCAACTTTGATGTTCTGAATATTTTGTGCCTTGATTGAGTTATGAATCCTTACCATGGCAGGTACAAGGTTGTACCATAGCAATGTATTATTGCTGCTTAGGATTTCATTTCCAACTAGTACAAAGCGGATCATTGTTTGAGGGTAATAAGCAAGAACGTTATCTCTTACCCATTGATCTGCAATGGATTGATCTGAAGCGATATCTGGGATAAGTCCATCCTGAATCATGATTGAGGCTTGAAGCTTTGTTCCAGACAGCAGTTTAAGTACTTCAGGATTAGCATCATAAATCTTCACTCGACTGGCATTCATGCTTTGAAGAAGGTTGATTGAATGATGTACAGATTGCAAATTGTCTCCATTCAAACCATAATTTATCCCTATCTTGCTTGATATTGTAGCATCTGACAACACAAAAGAACATCAAGTAGGTGTTAGTTGAATTGaagttgaaacaaatcttaGAGCATCAAGAAACTATTCCTCGTATGCCCTTTGAGGAAAACTTACTCGAAAAAGCAAGGAGAGAGTAGAATAACAGATAAAAAATAGAATTCTCGGCTAGCTTCTTTTTGGCCATGATCTTCTATCAATGTCCTGACTTTCAAAAAGGAATAATGGTTTCCTGAATGCTGGTGGTGCTGGAATTGTGGGAATACGAGAAGAACAGATTGTAGGTATGGGTTGTCAATATGTGACAAGGGAGAAGTATATAAATAGTGAACATTTTACTAGAATTCCAAGAAGCTGTTGAACAACCAGCCATGGTTGAGCCccattaaaaaaacaaaagagagctCTTACTGTTGCAAATTG
This Coffea arabica cultivar ET-39 chromosome 3e, Coffea Arabica ET-39 HiFi, whole genome shotgun sequence DNA region includes the following protein-coding sequences:
- the LOC113737809 gene encoding probable glucan endo-1,3-beta-glucosidase A6 yields the protein MNASRVKIYDANPEVLKLLSGTKLQASIMIQDGLIPDIASDQSIADQWVRDNVLAYYPQTMIRFVLVGNEILSSNNTLLWYNLVPAMVRIHNSIKAQNIQNIKVGTPVAMDILESTFPPSSGKFRPEILNHQVMVPLLSFLNKTRSFFFVNVFPYFSWSENPTNLSLDFALFTAKNSSYTDPESGLIYTNLLDQMLDSVLFAARKLGFDNISLAISETGWPNAGDIDQPGANIHNAAIYNRNLVRKVTATPPIGTPAQPGVVIPTFIFSLYDENRKFGPGTERHWGLLQPNGLPNYEIDLTGVQSESNYPTLPQPTNNKPFKGKIWCVVAPGSRITDLGPVLNSVCKEDNGACDALAPGKECYEPVSLVAHASYAFSSYWAKHRDSAGATCYFNGFAEQTTRDPSHGPCKFPSVSL